TTTCAGGGGACTTTCAGGGGACAATAGCGTTGCGAGAATTCTCGCTTTGACGTGGGAGATGGAGTTTCTGTCACCACTTGAAATCGCGTTGAGTTGCGTTGACGCGGTAAAATACCTGCTCCTGAATGTGATAGTTGGTCAGCAGTATTTATTTCTGGGAAGATTACATCTATTAATATTCAATCTCGGGACTGGAGATGGCGTCCCCCAGAGAGGTTAAACCTCTGCCTACCCGCAAACATTACCTTGCTGTCTTTTCAACAGCCTTGGTGATAGCTGAGGGCCTTGTGGATTAACTCTACCCCGGTTGGCAACTCTATGATGTAATATGACTCAAGGGGAGTtttcatcttcctcctcacatAGGGCCAGGGTATCTGTAAGTAACTTCTGCACTGGTGGTAGTTTGCCCACGCACCATGCTCTGGGGTACTACCTTTAGAAACACTTTCTGCCAACTTGAGCTGCTGAAAGCCCCGTTGCTTGAGTCTTCTCTTGGGTTTTGATACAGTTTCAAAGTGGATCTGAAGCAATACTCCTTCACTATGTTCCTGATTACACAGACATCAGGCCACTGGAGAAACTCATAAACTTGCCCCCCCAACAATCAGtcacatacgaccatacctACTAGAAAATACGGGATCCCGTCTGCTCTCCCAGAGTCAAGCTAGTaaggggcggattagtagttaGGTCGGTGACGACTAGCGAATacccgctgttgtatgtgTGATCTTTTTGCTCTATTCTTTTGCTTCCTCCCTGGTATGGTTGGGGGAAAACTGTGATGGTACCAGCCTTTGGTTCCATTATCGTGATACTTAGACTATATTCAGCTTCGGTGAGTACTAAGTTTTGTTATCCTCAAAGACTACAGAGAGGCCATCAGCCGCGACGCCACAGCGCAGAAGTATCAATACAAGCCAGTATTTAAACCCAATGGCAAAGTACGTCGTAAGATCTTGGGGAGAAAGAGATATCTTATCTTTGGTGGAGATGGGTGAGACTGGCAAATTCAATTACCTGCCTCCTAAAAGACTACGATTCTATCACTAGCATAGTCCCTACAGTTGAAACTGTTTCCAATTGTCGCGCCCGCCTTGAAAAAGCGGGCAGTGCCACTCGCCGGAAGACGGACTGCAGTAAAAGGTCTTCCTGCATGAAGGACACCTGTATTTCTTGACGTCGGGGGCTTGTCTGGCGCGTAAGAATGGCACCAAGTCAGCCGCGAAATCGTTTGTGGTCCGCAGCACCTCGCAGAAGTAACCCTTGCCCAAAAGGTCATCAATATGCTGGCTGGAAGTCTCGATAATGAGGTCTCGGAGCCCCCGGTCTTCCAAGGGTGAAGTGGTGTAGGCCACAGTTATGGCAAGTGGGAAGTCATCCATTGGCCAACCAATATCAAGGGCCGCGCCAAATCTCTTTGTGGCATGTTCTTTAAGGGAATCTATATCGTATTTGTCGGCGATCTGGTAGATTTGGGCCTCAAAGACCATGGACGAAGTACCGTTGACATTGGTGTAGTCAAAGTTGTACATGAAGTGCAACATGgcctcaacaacaccaacatcgaAGTCCTGGATGTTGATCACCTGTTCGGAGCTTTCCTAGAAAATGATTTAGCATTTGACAAGGATTAGTTCTCCATAAAACAGATCAATACCTTCCATGGGCCGTTCAGTTGCTTGGAGAAATATTTGGAGTGGGCGCACAGAATCAGTCGATGGACCTTGAAGGTCTGCCCATCACAGGTGACAGAAAGATCCGAGAGAGTGTCTTGGTTGAAATAACTATTAAAGAGGTGAGTCAATTCTGAGGGGATCTTTGTAGCGTGACATATCCTTTCAACGATGATCGAAAACGGTCGAACGGTTCAGATGCCATGATGAGTGGCGCTGAGATCTCAGAACAGAACGGCAGGTCTTTCTTGAGATTCAGTATCGAGTGTAGtgaaaagagagaagaaaataGGTAAGTCGATCGGTGTTGGTCGGCCTCCCGCATATTGGGTCAAGAACAGTGACGTCACACTAAGCCATCTGTTCCGGAGAACGGAACTAATGATATGAGGCAAATTAAGGATTCTGTATGAGCCGTCTAGAGGCTAGCTACCCCGGGCAAGAGGGAAGAGTGTTGACGCGACTCCCCAGAGACATGGTGTTTTGCCTCATATGGGTGGCCTGCAGATTGGCAAAGGTGTGTCCAGCTATCACATCTCGCATCGCTATTATGAAGGACCTTCACAGCAAGTGAAACATGGATGTTGTTGTGGAACGCGGGGAAGATAAATTAACCTTGATATAGAGATGTGGATTTAGAGGGCAGCTGTAAAACCTCACCCTGCCTTTCATCCATGCCACTCTTGCATTAGGATAAACATCTCGACGATAGAGGAATGAAAGGCTCTGTATATCAACTGACCTTATGCGTACATTTGGTTACTAGAGTATTATGGTCAGTGCTCGTTCTCGTTCTTTTCGTATGTGTCCTTCAGTTGAAAACAGAGGAGAGCCATCAACCGACAACGATTTACTCAAAGGCGTTGACAATGAGGGCCCAAATGATTGTCTACATATTGGATATAAATAAGGTCTTAAAAAACCCAACTGCGCAGTTCTAATAGTAGTAGGCAATAAGACAGGAGAATATTAGAGACAGAGGAACAGTGAATAGATATGAACAGATGGAATAGGAAATGATCTTACATGATTCTTTCTAGAATTGGTCGTGAAGATTGACAAGTGTTGGAATTAACTCAAGTCGTATCTCTTTGAGtgcgcgaaggctcccaACGCGTACCGGACCCACTTTTTCTCACGTAATGACGAGGGTACGGGCGGGGTACGGGAAGGTCTCTCAGAAAGGAATTACAGCCAAAACACCATAGAAATCATTTTGAAGAGACCTATGACTTCTCAATCAATTCCCGGCGAGGCACTTAACGCCTCTGATTCAAGTAGCTATATCACAGAGGAAAATAGCCGCCGCGAGCAGCCCAACGATATCACGTGCCGGCCGGTCTTCAGCCCGGCCACAACCTGCGGGGGCTTACTTCCTTCCAATGGAGATGCCTTCACGCGACTTTGAGGTCAAGCCACTGCCCCATACGCCCCCTAcagctcttccagctctTCCTACCTTATTCCTTAGTTAAAAGATGGGTCCAATATACCAATAGCTGGGTTGCAAGCCTGCTCCGAGACCGTCAGTTACGCCCGGCAGCCCGGCTTAGAGGCTGGCATGACACCTCCGTCGCCGAGGTATACGTATGGCTTGCTATCCTGATTTACATAGGAATTCACAAGGAACCAAGGCTCCGCGCCCATTGGGAGACTTCTCATCGggggcatcaaggccctgaCCACTCGATTATTCGATATATGACGTTCGACAGgttccagcttcttcaacggcACCTACGAGTCTTCAACCCGTTCAACCTCGCCGATACAGGCCTTCCGAAGGTCTTCAAGGCCGTGGATGACTGGTCTGAGCACCTACAAGCGGCGTCTCTCGAGCTATGGAGCCCGGGCACGAATATCGCTGTGGATGAGTGTATGACCCGCTTCACAGGGAGGTCATACGAGACAACGAAG
This window of the Fusarium keratoplasticum isolate Fu6.1 chromosome 3, whole genome shotgun sequence genome carries:
- a CDS encoding BTB domain-containing protein, coding for MASEPYFNQDTLSDLSVTCDGQTFKVHRLILCAHSKYFSKQLNGPWKESSEQVINIQDFDVGVVEAMLHFMYNFDYTNVNGTSSMVFEAQIYQIADKYDIDSLKEHATKRFGAALDIGWPMDDFPLAITVAYTTSPLEDRGLRDLIIETSSQHIDDLLGKGYFCEVLRTTNDFAADLVPFLRARQAPDVKKYRCPSCRKTFYCSPSSGEWHCPLFQGGRDNWKQFQL